The DNA window GGAACCGGGCAGTATGAGTTGTTATCGATTTAGAGATCGCAAGCGCTTATTTTGTTGCTCGCGCTGCTGAGCAGTTGCATAATGATGGTACTTACGAAAATCGCTATCATCCTTCACAAAACACAAATCGATTTGAGCAAGCGCACCATCTAAGGGGCGGTATTGATGACCAAAAATATCATACGGCGCAAACCCTTGTGATTTCATAAATTCAATCAGGTCTACAATTGTTTTTCCATTTTCATAAAAGCGGAAAAATGATGTTTCAATAATCGCGAATTCTGTTTTTTGTAATACTTGTAGACCACTCTCTAACACATCAAGTTCAGCGCCCTGCACATCAATCTTCAATAAATAGGGCGGCTCTAATTGATTTGCGTCACAAACGGAGTCGAGCGTCTCAACTTTTACAGTCCGCACAACGCCATTTACATCACTATCCTCTTGTTCCAAATAAAATGATGAACCAAATAAATCAGGGTGAACATGTAATTCTTTTTCACCCGGTTCATTACTGAGAGCAACATTCAGACATTTTGCGTTTGGAATACGCTTCAGAGAGTCTTTCATCATATCGTCGTATTCTAAAAGAGGTTCGATCAACAAATAATTCGAGTTAGACAATACCTCTGCGCACATGACGCTCCACACGCCTTGAGCAGCGCCAACGTCGATCACAGAACGAATATCGACGCCAATATGCTGAATCTGACGCAACACTTCATACATTGATTGACGGTTCCACTCTTCCGCCGTCCGCCTCTGTACTAATTCTGCACCAGTAAGTCGAACCGCAGATTTAATTGCTTGTTTCAGCAGTTGGATCATTCAATTTAACCTTGCTCATCTCTTGGGTATACCAAGCGATGGTCTGTTTCAATCCATCTTCTAGCGACATTTGGGCTTCAAAGTTTATGAGATTTTTAGCCCGCTCAACATCCAAACATCGGCGCGGCTGCCCGTCCGGCTTGGTTGCGTCCCATTCGATTTGGCCTTGATAGTCGCACAGCCGGGCAATCAGTTCGACCAATTCGCTAATCCGAATTTCGCGTCCAGTTCCTAAGTTGATCGGCTCTGAACCGGAATAACGCTCTGCCGCGCATATAAGACCTTCAGCGCAATCATCAACATACAAAAATTCACGGCTGATCTTGCCCGATCCCCAGCATACAATGGAGGGGCGGTTTGCTTGCTTGGCTTCCAAACATTTCCGAATCAAGGCCGGTATGACATGAGAACTTTGCAAGTCAAAATTGTCTTTTGGTCCATACAGATTCACTGGCAATAAATAGATGCAGT is part of the Candidatus Hinthialibacter antarcticus genome and encodes:
- a CDS encoding GDP-L-fucose synthase, producing MTQLDLSGRRVGITGGDGFLGKHLCQRLRKRECETLLIPRRSEYDFTEQEDVRRWYRDEQPEIVFHLAAEVGGIGANQKHPGRFFYANAAMGIHLIEEARRVGVEKFVQVGTICAYPKFAPTPFREDEIWNGYPEETNAPYGIAKKSLLVMSQSYRQEYGFDCIYLLPVNLYGPKDNFDLQSSHVIPALIRKCLEAKQANRPSIVCWGSGKISREFLYVDDCAEGLICAAERYSGSEPINLGTGREIRISELVELIARLCDYQGQIEWDATKPDGQPRRCLDVERAKNLINFEAQMSLEDGLKQTIAWYTQEMSKVKLNDPTAETSN
- a CDS encoding FkbM family methyltransferase; translation: MIQLLKQAIKSAVRLTGAELVQRRTAEEWNRQSMYEVLRQIQHIGVDIRSVIDVGAAQGVWSVMCAEVLSNSNYLLIEPLLEYDDMMKDSLKRIPNAKCLNVALSNEPGEKELHVHPDLFGSSFYLEQEDSDVNGVVRTVKVETLDSVCDANQLEPPYLLKIDVQGAELDVLESGLQVLQKTEFAIIETSFFRFYENGKTIVDLIEFMKSQGFAPYDIFGHQYRPLDGALAQIDLCFVKDDSDFRKYHHYATAQQREQQNKRLRSLNR